In Gordonia iterans, the following proteins share a genomic window:
- a CDS encoding class F sortase codes for MIIAVVRRLLIVLMTVGALVLTSCGSPQEAPQSQTGAQESLPPPVLAESGEPSTPARLTVDGATAPTQTVDTDDDGVLLPPVDVQQLGWWVGSAQPGSGAGTIVITGHVDDVEQGDGFAARFADLEADDAVAVTTADGSVHRYRVTEAAAVNKEGGLPVGELNRLDGPETLALVTCGGPFVGPPLGYRDNIVVFAVPEEY; via the coding sequence GTGATCATCGCAGTCGTCCGTCGACTGCTGATCGTCCTCATGACGGTCGGAGCGCTGGTGCTGACCTCCTGCGGCTCGCCGCAGGAAGCGCCGCAGTCGCAGACGGGCGCCCAGGAATCTCTACCCCCGCCGGTTCTCGCCGAATCAGGTGAGCCCTCCACCCCCGCCCGGTTGACCGTCGACGGCGCCACCGCGCCTACTCAGACGGTGGACACCGACGACGACGGGGTGCTGCTGCCGCCCGTAGACGTGCAACAGCTCGGCTGGTGGGTCGGTTCGGCACAACCCGGATCGGGGGCGGGGACCATCGTCATCACGGGACATGTCGACGACGTCGAGCAGGGTGACGGCTTCGCCGCACGGTTCGCCGACCTCGAAGCGGACGACGCCGTCGCGGTGACCACCGCAGACGGTTCCGTCCACCGCTATCGCGTGACGGAAGCCGCAGCAGTGAACAAGGAGGGCGGTCTGCCGGTCGGCGAGTTGAATCGCCTCGACGGTCCGGAGACTCTGGCGCTGGTGACGTGCGGCGGGCCCTTCGTCGGGCCGCCGCTGGGCTACCGCGACAACATCGTGGTGTTCGCCGTACCCGAAGAGTATTGA